attaatttgacCTTTTACTTCAACTTTACTTAAAGTCAGAAACTGACTAATTGTACTTTGTCTTTGCTTACATTGAGGCAAGTACTTAGAACAAATGCTAGGGGGCTTccttttttcattattatacaaagattcaaattctcCCGTCTTTAAAATTAGTAAAATAGGACAGTGATCAGAACCATATATGTGATCAAGTATCTCACACTTTATAGATTCTGATATTAATCCTTTTgaaataagaaataaatcTATTCTAGTTCCTTGATTTCTAATTCTAGACTGATTCATTTGGCTCCAACATGTGTATTTGTTATTAGTTCTTGGATAATAATGTCTATATGCATCAACCAAACAATATCCTTTAATCATCTCAATATTCATCCTTCTCATATGCATATATGCTTTAGCAAAGGAGGAAGTTTCAAAGATTTCCTTAGGGCTTGTTAGCATACATGGCGCCAATTTGCAATTGTCGAGTATCCCACAATCATCATAACaatcaattttttccaatataATGTTAAAGTCTCCCGCCAAAATGACATTTcttttgcatgcatttttAAGTAcatgtaataataaattaagatATTCTTGGAATGCAAGtctatatttaaatctCTCAGGATCAACAGTTTCTGATAGTTCAATTCGTGtttcattttgattttgaatttcttttaacataacttcttctttttccttttcttccttttcttCAGCTTTGCTTCTTAGTAAAGGAACATATAAATTTAGCAATACGAATTGTTTATGATCAGTAATTACACATCTACCTTCTCCATCTATTTCAGATATAGATATCCCatatttatctttaattttagaaatatcGGATTCAATTTCTTGCAATTTTTCTGTTTGAATCATTTGGTTTATGTCAAATTGACATGGATTTGATTCTAGCCAAGAAAACCCCTTTGCCGCCTCAATTACCatagttttttttgaaCAATAAGTAGCAACTCCGCtatatcttttattattttcagcAAGTGAAAAATATGATTCATAATTTCCAGGACATCCTATTGAGTTGTTTAAATCATCTCCAAAGCTCATTTTACATTCTTGAAGGCATATTATGTCTGGGCTCTTCACATTTAGATTAGCACTGGTAACTTCATCGTTTACGCATATGTTATCAagtaatttagaaaaatttgattctGTGTAACCTCTTCTTTTTGTGAATGATATTAAACCATTTACattgaaagaaattattgacAATTCCCTCATTTTTGTTAGtttctattatttgtagctcaattttcttctttatatCCACCACCCTTTGCCTTCTTCACACCTAACACCTTTACccttaatattttattagtACTCACACAGCTTCAACTTTCTATCTTCCTAATAAtgtcaataataaatctgggagttataataaaatatatgtTGTAAAAAGCGTTCTTACAGGCGAAAACCACCAAATCCAAAACCCTAAAAATACCCTATCCTGCCCCCT
The Cryptosporidium parvum Iowa II chromosome 2, whole genome shotgun sequence genome window above contains:
- a CDS encoding hypothetical protein (with DNase domain, similar to apurinic/apyrimidinic endonuclease (APE2) protein APE2 protein); amino-acid sequence: MRELSIISFNVNGLISFTKRRGYTESNFSKLLDNICVNDEVTSANLNVKSPDIICLQECKMSFGDDLNNSIGCPGNYESYFSLAENNKRYSGVATYCSKKTMVIEAAKGFSWLESNPCQFDINQMIQTEKLQEIESDISKIKDKYGISISEIDGEGRCVITDHKQFVLLNLYVPLLRSKAEEKEEKEKEEVMLKEIQNQNETRIELSETVDPERFKYRLAFQEYLNLLLHVLKNACKRNVILAGDFNIILEKIDCYDDCGILDNCKLAPCMLTSPKEIFETSSFAKAYMHMRRMNIEMIKGYCLVDAYRHYYPRTNNKYTCWSQMNQSRIRNQGTRIDLFLISKGLISESIKCEILDHIYGSDHCPILLILKTGEFESLYNNEKRKPPSICSKYLPQCKQRQSTISQFLTLSKVEVKGQINKTIKSHDFKINNKISLNHPQCKHGIPCVKKKVTKSGVNKGRLYWSCPKSDQQKCNTFSWIEETNSDCKTNHDLKNFVIR